The Aliivibrio fischeri genome contains a region encoding:
- a CDS encoding ASCH domain-containing protein, translating to MEEQSQIYLNKYLSSLSETERKKYQSFSSDYFCADEHNANLCAELIRIGQKTATCSLNVWYESGEEPMPTVGHLQVVVDWNGNPICIIEIDSVETCKYNEVTAEFAHAEGEGDRSLKWWREAHWRFFAAECSELNIKPSEDMVLVLERFHVVYQ from the coding sequence ATGGAAGAACAGTCTCAAATCTACTTGAATAAGTACCTAAGTTCACTTTCTGAAACTGAGCGTAAAAAATATCAATCATTCAGTTCTGACTATTTCTGCGCTGATGAGCATAATGCCAATTTATGTGCAGAATTAATCCGAATTGGTCAAAAGACAGCAACTTGTAGCTTAAATGTTTGGTATGAATCTGGTGAAGAACCAATGCCAACTGTTGGTCATTTACAAGTGGTCGTTGATTGGAATGGGAACCCAATTTGTATCATTGAAATAGATTCAGTTGAAACGTGTAAATATAACGAAGTTACGGCTGAGTTTGCTCATGCAGAAGGCGAGGGCGACCGTTCATTAAAATGGTGGCGTGAAGCTCATTGGCGTTTCTTTGCTGCTGAATGTTCAGAGTTAAATATTAAGCCTAGTGAGGACATGGTTCTTGTATTGGAACGATTTCATGTTGTTTATCAATAG